The following proteins are encoded in a genomic region of Leptospira ryugenii:
- a CDS encoding cysteine desulfurase: MSTSDPLHLDLSSLGKSGELNSQFPDAGLLEKLAREIYGTLNSYGSFPSPTSTPGISNIQGLPNVSTLPGSLNVPQTPSSLNQFLDVGKIADPFSAFSPNSVSVGGHQTDFLGYKGKPGFADIPNLPFLGSQNILSARRDFPILTEKVNGKDLVWLDNAATTQKPLSVIERLSEFYLHENSNIHRAAHTLAARSTDAYEKSRELVKGFLKAASAEEIIFVRGATEGINLLSNILGEKFIQSGDEILISHLEHHANIVPWQMLCVKKNAKLKVAPVDESGQIILSEFERLLNSRTKIVSVTHVSNALGTITPVEEMVKAAQRFGAITIVDGAQSVSHMPIDVRDIDCDFYVFSGHKVFAPTGIGVVYGKKALLDILPPWQGGGNMIQDVTFDHTTFQDAPFRFEAGTGNIADAVGLGAAIDYLNRFGMAQIAEYEHSLLEYGTKELLKVPGLHLIGTASNKASVLSFIIDGLKTEEVGKHLAKEGIAVRAGHHCAQPILRRFGLEATVRPSLVFYNTCEDIDALIRALYDLTGGRRGSFV, translated from the coding sequence TTGTTAGAAAAACTTGCAAGGGAGATCTATGGAACTTTAAATTCATATGGTTCTTTTCCTTCTCCTACATCTACCCCTGGTATTTCGAACATCCAAGGGCTTCCTAACGTATCCACATTGCCAGGTAGTCTGAACGTTCCGCAAACACCTTCCTCACTCAATCAGTTTTTAGATGTGGGGAAAATTGCAGATCCTTTTTCTGCATTTTCACCTAACTCCGTTTCAGTTGGAGGCCATCAAACTGATTTTCTAGGCTATAAAGGGAAACCAGGGTTTGCGGATATTCCCAATTTACCTTTTTTGGGATCACAAAACATTCTTTCTGCGAGAAGGGACTTCCCTATTCTAACAGAGAAAGTAAATGGAAAGGATTTGGTCTGGTTAGACAATGCTGCAACAACTCAAAAGCCCTTGTCCGTTATCGAAAGACTTTCAGAATTCTACCTTCACGAGAATTCAAACATCCATAGAGCCGCGCACACATTGGCCGCCAGATCAACCGATGCTTACGAGAAGTCGAGAGAACTTGTCAAAGGATTTTTGAAAGCTGCTTCTGCCGAAGAAATAATCTTCGTGAGAGGAGCAACGGAAGGGATTAATTTACTTTCGAATATTTTGGGTGAAAAATTCATCCAATCAGGTGATGAAATTTTAATCAGCCATTTAGAACACCATGCAAACATTGTCCCCTGGCAAATGTTGTGTGTGAAAAAGAATGCAAAGTTAAAAGTTGCGCCTGTTGATGAAAGCGGACAAATCATACTCAGTGAATTCGAAAGACTTTTGAATTCTAGAACGAAGATTGTTTCTGTCACTCATGTATCAAACGCACTTGGAACAATTACTCCAGTGGAAGAGATGGTAAAGGCTGCACAAAGATTTGGTGCTATCACAATTGTTGATGGGGCACAATCAGTTTCTCATATGCCGATTGATGTTAGAGATATTGATTGTGATTTTTACGTTTTCAGTGGCCACAAGGTTTTTGCACCAACAGGGATTGGTGTTGTTTACGGTAAAAAAGCCCTACTCGACATACTCCCTCCTTGGCAGGGCGGTGGAAATATGATCCAAGATGTAACATTTGACCATACCACCTTTCAAGATGCTCCTTTTCGTTTTGAAGCAGGTACGGGAAACATTGCGGATGCAGTTGGACTTGGTGCTGCTATTGATTATTTAAATCGATTTGGAATGGCACAAATTGCAGAATACGAACATAGTCTTCTGGAATACGGGACCAAAGAACTTTTGAAAGTTCCTGGTTTACACCTGATTGGGACAGCTAGCAACAAAGCAAGTGTTCTCTCGTTTATCATCGACGGACTAAAAACCGAAGAAGTTGGAAAGCATTTGGCTAAAGAAGGTATAGCAGTACGCGCTGGCCACCATTGTGCACAACCAATCCTCCGTAGATTTGGATTGGAGGCAACTGTTCGTCCCTCACTTGTATTTTACAATACATGTGAAGACATAGATGCGCTGATACGTGCTCTTTATGACCTAACTGGAGGAAGACGAGGAAGTTTCGTTTAA